The Papio anubis isolate 15944 chromosome 1, Panubis1.0, whole genome shotgun sequence genome window below encodes:
- the AKR1A1 gene encoding aldo-keto reductase family 1 member A1 isoform X1, giving the protein MAASCVLLHTGQKMPLIGLGTWKSEPGQVKAAVKYALSVGYRHIDCAAIYGNEPEIGEALKEDVGPGKAVPREELFVTSKLWNTKHHPEDVEPALRKTLADLQLEYLDLYLMHWPYAFERGDNPFPKNADGTICYDSTHYKETWKALEALVAKGLVRALGLSNFNSRQIDDILSVASVRPAVLQVECHPYLAQNELIAHCQARGLEVTAYSPLGSSDRAWRDPDEPVLLEEPVVLALAEKYGRSPAQILLRWQVQRKVICIPKSITPSRILQNIKVFDFTFSPEEMKQLNALNKNWRYIVPMLMVDGKRVPRDAGHPLYPFNDPY; this is encoded by the exons GTAAAAGCAGCTGTTAAGTATGCCCTTAGTGTAGGCTACCGCCACATTGATTGTGCTGCTATCTACGGCAATGAGCCTGAGATTGGGGAGGCCCTGAAGGAGGACGTGGGACCAGGCAAG GCGGTGCCTCGGGAGGAGCTGTTCGTGACATCCAAACTGTGGAACACCAAGCACCACCCCGAGGATGTGGAGCCTGCCCTCCGGAAGACTCTGGCTGACCTCCAGCTGGAGTATCTGGACCTGTACCTGATGCACTGGCCTTATGCCTTTGA GCGGGGAGACAACCCCTTCCCGAAGAATGCTGATGGGACCATATGCTACGACTCCACCCACTATAAGGAGACTTGGAAGGCTCTGGAGGCACTGGTGGCTAAGGGGCTGGTGCGGGCGCTGGGCCTGTCCAACTTCAATAGTCGGCAGATCGATGACATACTTAGTGTGGCCTCCGTGCGTCCAGCTGTCTTGCAG GTGGAATGCCACCCATACTTGGCTCAGAACGAGCTAATTGCCCACTGCCAAGCACGTGGCCTGGAGGTAACTGCTTATAGCCCTTTGGGCTCCTCTGATCGTGCGTGGCGTGATCCTGATGAGCCTGTCCTGCTGGAGGAACCAGTAGTCCTGGCATTGGCTGAAAAGTATGGCCGATCTCCAGCTCAGATCTTGCTCAG GTGGCAGGTCCAGCGGAAAGTGATCTGCATCCCCAAAAGTATCACTCCTTCTCGAATCCTTCAGAACATCAAG GTGTTTGACTTCACCTTTAGCCCAGAAGAGATGAAGCAGCTAAATGCCCTGAACAAAAATTGGCGATATATTGTGCCTATGCTTATG GTGGATGGGAAGAGAGTCCCAAGGGATGCAGGGCATCCTCTGTACCCCTTTAATGACCCGTACTGA
- the AKR1A1 gene encoding aldo-keto reductase family 1 member A1 isoform X2, producing the protein MAASCVLLHTGQKMPLIGLGTWKSEPGQVKAAVKYALSVGYRHIDCAAIYGNEPEIGEALKEDVGPGKAVPREELFVTSKLWNTKHHPEDVEPALRKTLADLQLEYLDLYLMHWPYAFERGDNPFPKNADGTICYDSTHYKETWKALEALVAKGLVRALGLSNFNSRQIDDILSVASVRPAVLQVECHPYLAQNELIAHCQARGLEVTAYSPLGSSDRAWRDPDEPVLLEEPVVLALAEKYGRSPAQILLRWQVQRKVICIPKSITPSRILQNIKVDGKRVPRDAGHPLYPFNDPY; encoded by the exons GTAAAAGCAGCTGTTAAGTATGCCCTTAGTGTAGGCTACCGCCACATTGATTGTGCTGCTATCTACGGCAATGAGCCTGAGATTGGGGAGGCCCTGAAGGAGGACGTGGGACCAGGCAAG GCGGTGCCTCGGGAGGAGCTGTTCGTGACATCCAAACTGTGGAACACCAAGCACCACCCCGAGGATGTGGAGCCTGCCCTCCGGAAGACTCTGGCTGACCTCCAGCTGGAGTATCTGGACCTGTACCTGATGCACTGGCCTTATGCCTTTGA GCGGGGAGACAACCCCTTCCCGAAGAATGCTGATGGGACCATATGCTACGACTCCACCCACTATAAGGAGACTTGGAAGGCTCTGGAGGCACTGGTGGCTAAGGGGCTGGTGCGGGCGCTGGGCCTGTCCAACTTCAATAGTCGGCAGATCGATGACATACTTAGTGTGGCCTCCGTGCGTCCAGCTGTCTTGCAG GTGGAATGCCACCCATACTTGGCTCAGAACGAGCTAATTGCCCACTGCCAAGCACGTGGCCTGGAGGTAACTGCTTATAGCCCTTTGGGCTCCTCTGATCGTGCGTGGCGTGATCCTGATGAGCCTGTCCTGCTGGAGGAACCAGTAGTCCTGGCATTGGCTGAAAAGTATGGCCGATCTCCAGCTCAGATCTTGCTCAG GTGGCAGGTCCAGCGGAAAGTGATCTGCATCCCCAAAAGTATCACTCCTTCTCGAATCCTTCAGAACATCAAG GTGGATGGGAAGAGAGTCCCAAGGGATGCAGGGCATCCTCTGTACCCCTTTAATGACCCGTACTGA